From the Pomacea canaliculata isolate SZHN2017 linkage group LG14, ASM307304v1, whole genome shotgun sequence genome, one window contains:
- the LOC112555487 gene encoding uncharacterized protein LOC112555487 yields MDKHKKKAAVGTGALGKVEVYLHHVTNAEAACLADPVYIIEGNARRLQEVRTLSGADVQVDPNPSSVPDRKTVIIKGDHRQFNNAVMLLNQMTGSQEDVLQRAQEFWLKWVEAAFPDFDSQAYFLPPVYINRVPMTTQTIAGQDILVLQKPSGESGQSCKVAVNPSPAAQSSIPQPTSVQDSDVRDDAAMQRILLCLQKMSQQNSEVFVAMSQLQFGEYLGEPCYAAAAAQVPLARSLPPPRPKNWDKGDFDVLLIHRKYGFVVCEVKAVGDNVRELGLSQQDMDNNIRKKLKQAIVQLDKAEAMLSHLVSDIASGLRITKTIAVPNLTAHQVEQAIAGDKQLTQDLCRCLGKPQTTDAAGAAGLCLTSDQLSDPKTPWDVSSHVLRELGHWWQRRVADAGPDSHMTLDVYRTLIARFCGPATTVTVPCTCPPRVTVLCLGVTLLER; encoded by the exons ATG gacaaacataaaaagaaggCGGCTGTTGGTACAGGAGCTTTAGGGAAAGTCGAAGTTTACCTGCACCACGTGACTAATGCTGAGGCTGCTTGTCTTGCAGACCCAG TTTACATTATTGAAGGTAACGCGCGCCGACTCCAGGAGGTCAGGACTCTGTCAGGTGCTGATGTACAGGTTGACCCCAACCCATCATCCGTACCTGACAGGAAGACTGTCATCATCAAGGGTGACCATAGACAATTCAACAATGCTGTCATGCTCCTCAATCAGATGACTGGATCGCAG GAAGATGTTTTACAGCGAGCACAGGAGTTTTGGCTAAAATGGGTTGAGGCCGCCTTCCCTGACTTTGACTCACaggcctacttcctgcctcctgtttacatcaaccgcgtgcccatgactacaCAGACCATTGCTGGTCAGGATATTCTTGTCCTTCAGAAACCATCTGGAGAGTCCGGTCAGTCCTGCAAAGTAGCGGTGAATCCATCTCCCGCTGCTCAAAGTTCCATTCCTCAACCTACTtcagttcaggacagtgatgttagagatgatgcagccatgcagcgcATTCTCCTTTGTCTGCAGAAAATGTCTCAACAGAACAGTGAAGTGTTTGTTGCAATGAGTCAACTTCAGTTCGGGGAGTACCTGGGAGAACCTTGttatgctgctgcagcagcccaGGTGCCCTTAGCTAGAAGTCTTCCCCCTCCTCGGCCGAAAAACTGGGACAAGGGCGACTTTGATGTGCTACTTATTCACAGGAAGTACGGTTTTGtggtctgtgaggtgaaggctgtTGGTGACAACGTAAGAGAGCTTGGTCTGTCACAGCAGGATATGGACAACAACATccgaaagaaactaaaacaggcCATCGTTCaactggacaaggcggaggccatgttgtctcacctggtgtccgacatcgcttccggtctgcgcatcaccaaGACCATCGCTGTCCCAAACCTCACGGCTCATCAGGTAGAGCAGGCAATCGCTGGTGACAAACAACTCACTCAG gaCCTGTGTCGCTGCCTTGGAAAACCACAGACAACAGATGCTGCCGGCGCGGCTGGTCTTTGTTTGACctctgatcagttgtctgaccccaagacaccttgggacgtcagtagtcacgtgctgagggaactcggacactggtggcagcgacgtgtggctgatgctggacctgacagtcacatgacacttgATGTTTACCGGACATTAATAGCAAG